In the Bombus pyrosoma isolate SC7728 linkage group LG15, ASM1482585v1, whole genome shotgun sequence genome, one interval contains:
- the LOC122575944 gene encoding mucin-17-like isoform X4 produces MPRCCNENKAVSSVGTSREHNTEDILLTQSRSFTIGNQLELEEDPPIVEKSHRRVRCDLSPVPTSTSTNLNIKLLSIKADRNSRQDQVETGSGGYRERKKEIKKRAAIGNTVRGFLSSGHSRQDRYETNRQQSSGGSGLSSLCPKLVASGGGGNQSGISLAVGHLASQEGVGPCSVVTTQRIHNHTHNHKRQRKLSIVSQAGTSAHSSGDRKTSNLSRSSTPICKKQVRTQRADHTDSLSITSNGVASSSPSSKKKVLSALRICEKSSSRNLNSPSLDHENDRSFSDAEEAITATENVFNVPGSSSTPSTPLSRLKSKKSDEDETSVEYNISEEGADSSRNPADKKGSLDSNEEKTSTLECFESSKTSNIIRKISANSIDEEISAQNKQKVISTSSTSTKSSNIKSRNKYVAEKMIEQHNSKNLKGINMEKNINTSSSTETSMSSAANKNNEKTKRKTSNEEPKSTNIAENEDLAKNSEKNVIDDKNDTQQSEEMIKSSRFVTSKVSEEIVETEIKDIDAQREVEEEVTIYDEDDNGTSISDIVATQALHESLSKLGKVPPLDTELKNVKDTNTQDETKMVKEEKEKEVVQEEAVEGFIGPLLDENFKADEKLTQKTMAMEEVRNLLMKVKVQTVEDDDDEEKAIGISPDGRFLKFEEEIGRGSFKTVYRGLDTQTGVAVAWCELQEKKLNKTERLRFREEAEMLKGLQHPNIVRFYDYWEVTLTRRKYIVLVTELMTSGTLKTYLRRFKKINPKVVKSWCRQILKGLSFLHSRSPPIIHRDLKCDNIFITGTTGSVKIGDLGLATLKNRSFAKSVIGTPEFMAPEMYEEHYDESVDVYAFGMCMLEMATSEYPYSECTGPAQIYKRVVSGVKPQSYDKVENPEVREIIEMCIRLKKEERPLVKDLLNHEFFADDVGLKLEMVSRDSAVADAELSRVEFRLRVLDPKKRTNKHKENEAIQFDFDIQTDNAEEVASEMAKSSLILEEDVKAVAKMLKSQISTLLREREERKAKEEKERLDREADSANTTNENLLQQQLLLQQMQLQQQQQQMQSNMSIQMQGQVQMQLQQNQIPLQQQQQMQTAAQQPQQHNLQPQQVQLVQQQPLMQQQTSVVQPQQAQQMQQVTQVSQQQVQYQQQQYQQQLQQQYQQQQQQPQQFPQHVSQNLTATSSQCSTPQTVQTQPQFPQVSQQIQQQQHLHQQQQYIQLNQMNVPQQMGHQIQQPQIQILSQPQHMHQQISQPPQVQYSQPQIQHVQNQQYYQQNTTGTSGYSTQPLYQQNISQQVYHSYASSSSSGHVEILSSNQPTAQIYSHPSIPQNTAPPTSQPYMQPQPGQVQASVPTGLNLQSTSSATHIQNTITSTIPNMQSAQTLISNSGHQSQSQQNVLVQMKYSQSSSIPTSVPISSGISVPSTTVSQQQQHFISNTEQLCSNTERSSLSKQDTMDSVQSLPTDVPPTIQDQGNVSNVSNISTSQAAMPNEGINQESAENVTSSERSRVKRSGTKRKKPGIKLTVLSVSSNEGQSMIVECQLDTSKQKTVTFKFDRDDMVPTDIANNLVAENLLPQSQCETFVELIEDIVKQLRLDPTRALPLVAHGPPDQSAGGSPVTSRRPRDRDHSLDTAKQVRHGSLTRQSSHRSSYKIHRRHRSRDETSNTSTPTKLLPIDQILSHITGSTSMDKQQNVQTPDSQMGPENTSAEASRRSSTSTQNTDTLTPTNLPSDPTDPTQETIVSATADTVLDAQNILKDETAKSTYIQSQITDSTVNQINEKSKESVVQDAMEQEKETNKETHFDAITAEVATLTAPPPARKISRFLVSPVVEQKIVTNEEEGSTSVENTDKSNVLTAQPSSLSQSNTIDEGQVKHDDLEVNVLEAQAMVPEKSNIEIVTQNPQCIAEQVDTVQTIQQQVQQSIALQSTVQGQAILPISQMQQNVSAVQSSQQNVIVPGSAITHQSPQQVQVVSQNVAMQQKDPQTQVASSGINISGQYQNQSMPCNILLQQQQIPIQQSLTQMHIQPEHQHQGQMQAQRPLQQFQHQQIQQQHQQYVMLPRHIPQLQPATIIDERNRRISNISTTSNMSTDSQISDIANMTDDKKQTMIMPNLSMPQTQHVQFISQPDGSNITPLPQTVLEPIQQLQTAPQATVNVPVNVSVPVSVPAHQAVTVEVAPKVTLKTKEVSSTLPDLAQNLANILSNPKSKSVTPHCLTTHEPSQTVNIPGTTILEYKPTLQSEQYFQPIQPEASQIQMQTQLQHNYQVNTTQQGISQTFQFSQQPHQAQIPLQQTMQLNATHQIDPQLQMAQQNFQQSKWTASMNQNIIQQSASIRHIQQIQPQSQQTIPQHVIQESQNVESCISSDQSQFHLKLPDQQLLGKVSETEAQEANSVGRTSSEYPLLSENENSSHDITPEHTIVESVDSVLFTQNQALQQQQQQQHQQQQQHRKLSQQNSLDKVSDTTTGTGVPGGTGPQTIADLHQKLVQLTSQPSEALNVGTPPISYPATPHNHQIIGGYDAYMHSLQQKLVNIGMPISTTHGIQGPLSPQTTIQSTTNLTDSNVPTSVESSVLTQESSIQQLTLSQTHVDCSLDSPTPIPGGAPVGSETMSPSKESIKVRTQRPGSRLQELEQELAKIHRGSIPATASPQPLTPPVSISSVPPSSVGSIQLQPSLQSTQSLLTTVPPVTAVPVATVTPSVFTSRSDTNTPVQVESQENVSEVSTAQPVRKISRFVVSKVAGPPSNATTPIQQYTDMSKNQTEDSKIYHIDDTQGTPVQITHSREGSLPPTQITQPINAPVVEQAEKDERFWTLTPSEEYQLLIKKQTMELESLQRRHREELERFQQHQLQLLIQQQQQASVLHQHHHQHHPVLYHTVTTSVPGQTRLPGTEDYLMFNTTPQTPLQKAPSNYPDTDETLRLAMQKLKQTPLQLQPQQAATGIPHAYVIPIPVVPSETMQNVSTQQPTSYTSELTESLEPAHNSTIINSTQYQFTPILPDGTNIAVSSTGSLVTPIPISSSTGSGGYIQYHDNQTLSNFQTFSCTPHGGFFLPAGYRLIYAPSGGTSQSQPATPATPHIGNSHDGTPPAEPLHAANVDNSIAPPSHTDQ; encoded by the exons ATGCCGAGATGCTGCAATGAAAACAAGGCAGTGAGTTCGGTTGGCACTAGTCGGGAACATAATACGGAAGATATTTTGTTAACACAGAGTCGTTCTTTTACAATTGGAAATCAGTTGGAATTAGAGGAAGATCCACCAATTGTTGAGAAATCACACAGAAGAGTAAGGTGTGATCTAAGTCCAGTTCCAACAAGCACAAGTactaatttgaatataaaacttttaagtATTAAG GCAGATAGAAATAGTCGTCAAGATCAAGTGGAGACTGGATCTGGTGGGTACAGAGaacggaagaaagaaattaaaaagagagCAGCTATAGGCAATACAGTGCGTGGATTCCTCTCATCTGGCCACAGCAGGCAGGACAG GTATGAGACAAATAGACAACAATCTTCAGGGGGAAGTGGCCTGTCAAGTTTATGCCCAAAGCTGGTGGCCAGTGGAGGTGGCGGTAATCAGAGTGGGATTAGCCTGGCAGTGGGCCACTTAGCCTCTCAAGAAGGAGTAGGTCCTTGCTCAGTTGTAACCACTCAAAGAATCCATAATCATACACATAATCACAAACGCCAAAGAAAATTATCTATTGTCTCACAAGCTGGCACTAGTGCTCATAGTTCGGGAGATAGAAAG ACATCAAATCTAAGCCGCTCCTCTACACCAATTTGCAAAAAACAAGTGCGGACACAAAGGGCTGATCATACAGATTCATTATCGATAACAAGTAACGGAGTCGCCAGTAGCTCACCTTCttctaaaaagaaagttttatcTGCATTACgaatttgtgaaaaatcaTCATCTCGGAATCTCAATTCACCATCCTTAGATCATGAAAATGATCGCAGTTTTAGCGATGCAGAGGAAGCTATTACGGCAACAGAAAATGTGTTCAATGTACCAG GATCCAGTTCCACACCTTCAACACCACTTAGTCGATTGAAATCAAAGAAATCGGACGAAGATGAAACGAGTGTGGAATACAATATTAGTGAAGAAGGTGCTGATTCCTCACGGAACCCAGCAGACAAAAAAGGATCACTAGATTCCAACGAAGAAAAGACGTCTACATTAGAATGTTTCGAATCTTCTAAAACTTcgaatattataagaaaaatatcggcAAATAGTATCGACGAAGAAATAAGTGCACAGAATAAGCAAAAAGTAATTTCCACTTCTTCCACAAGTACGAAATCCAGCAATATAAAATCTAGAAACAAATATGTTGCAGAAAAGATGATTGAGCAACACAATAgcaaaaatttaaaaggaataaatatggaaaaaaacataaatacaaGTTCGTCCACAGAAACATCCATGAGTTCAGCagctaataaaaataacgaaaaaacCAAACGTAAAACGTCTAACGAAGAGCCGAAATCTACTAATATTGCAGAGAATGAAGACTTAGCTaaaaattctgagaaaaaTGTGATAGATGATAAAAATGACACGCAACAAAGtgaagaaatgataaaaagctCAAGATTTGTAACATCAAAAGTGTCAGAAGAAATTGTGGAAACTGAGATTAAGGATATAGATGCGCAAagagaagtagaagaagaagtgACGATATATGATGAAGATGATAATGGCACCAGTATCAGTGATATTGTTGCTACTCAAGCACTTCATGAATCTCTGAGTAAATTAGGTAAAGTACCACCATTAGATACTGAGTTGAAGAATGTCAAGGATACGAACACTCAAGACGAAACCAAGAtggtcaaagaagaaaaagaaaaggaagtcGTGCAAGAAGAAGCAGTGGAAGGATTTATTGGTCCTTTacttgatgaaaattttaaagcagatgaaaaattaacaCAGAAAACAATGGCTATGGAGGAAGTACGAAATTTATTGATGAAAGTTAAAGTGCAAACTGTTgaagatgatgatgatgaagaAAAGGCTATAGGTATATCACCAGATggtagatttttaaaatttgaagaagaaattggTAGAGGCAGCTTTAAGACTGTATATAGAGGTCTGGATACTCAAACTGGTGTAGCTGTTGCTTGGTGTGAATTGCAG gaaaaaaaattaaataagacGGAAAGATTAAGATTTCGAGAGGAAGCAGAAATGTTGAAAGGTTTACAACACCCAAATATTGTCAGGTTTTATGACTATTGGGAAGTTACACTTAcacgtagaaaatatattgtgCTAGTCACCGAACTTATGACTTCAGGAACCTTGAAAAC GTATCTAagacgatttaaaaaaattaatccaaAAGTTGTAAAATCTTGGTGTCGACAAATTTTGAAAGGCCTTAGTTTCTTGCATTCGAGGTCACCACCAATTATTCATCGTGATTTAAAATGTGACAATATCTTTATTACTGGTACCACAGGAAGTGTAAAAATTGGCGATTTGGGACTTGCTACTCTTAAAAACAGGAGTTTTGCAAAAAGCGTTATCGGAACACCTGAATTTATGGCACCAGAAATGTATGAAGAACATTACGATGAATCCGTTGACGTTTATGCGTTTGGAATGTGTATGCTTGAAATGGCTACTAGTGAATATCCATATTCAGAATGTACTGGACCGGCACAAATATATAAACGCGTAGTAtcg GGTGTAAAGCCGCAAAGTTACGATAAAGTGGAAAATCCAGAAGTACGTGAGATTATAGAAATGTGCATTcgattaaagaaagaagaacggcCTTTAGTTAAAGATCTTTTAAATCACGAATTTTTTGCGGACGATGTTGgcttaaaattagaaatggTTTCAAGAGATTCAGCTGTAGCGGATGCGGAATTATCGCGTGTTGAATTCCGACTTCGAGTGTTGGATCCCAAGAAACGTACTAATAAACATAAAGAGAACGAGGCGATACAGTTTGATTTTGACATTCAAACTGATAATGCAGAAGAAGTAGCCTCAGAAATGGCTAAATCTAGCCTTATACTTGAGGAAGATGTCAAGGCTGTagcaaaaatgttaaaatcgCAAATCAGCACTTTGTtacgagagagagaagaacGTAAAgccaaagaagaaaaggaacgttTAGATCGAGAAGCGGATAGTGCTAATACAaccaatgaaaatttgttacaacAACAATTATTACTTCAACAAATGCAAttgcaacagcaacaacaacagatGCAATCAAATATGAGCATCCAAATGCAAGGTCAAGTACAAATGCAGTTGCAACAGAATCAAATACCTttgcaacaacaacaacaaatgCAAACTGCTGCACAACAACCTCAGCAACACAATTTACAACCACAACAAGTCCAATTGGTTCAACAGCAACCATTAATGCAGCAACAAACGTCTGTTGTTCAGCCACAGCAAGCACAACAAATGCAACAAGTGACTCAGGTTTCACAGCAGCAAGTGCAGTACCAACAACAGCAATATCAACAGCAGCTACAACAACAATatcaacagcaacaacaacagccACAACAATTTCCTCAGCATGTTTCACAAAATTTAACTGCTACTTCTTCACAATGCTCTACCCCTCAGACTGTACAGACTCAACCACAATTTCCTCAAGTATCTCAACAAatacaacaacagcaacattTGCATCAGCAACAACAGTACATACAACTGAATCAAATGAATGTGCCGCAACAGATGGGTCATCAAATACAACAACCacagatacaaattttatcacaACCCCAACATATGCATCAGCAAATATCGCAACCTCCACAAGTGCAATATTCTCAACCGCAAATACAGCATGTTCAAAATCAGCAGTACTATCAGCAGAATACGACAGGAACCTCAGGATACAGTACACAACCCCTATATCAGCAAAATATATCTCAACAAGTGTATCATTCGTATGCCAGTTCAAGTTCCTCCGGCCATGTAGAGATTTTATCATCCAACCAGCCTACAGCCCAAATTTATTCTCATCCAAGTATTCCTCAGAATACAGCACCTCCAACTTCACAGCCTTACATGCAACCACAGCCAGGACAAGTGCAAGCATCTGTACCAACTGGTCTAAATCTTCAGAGCACGTCATCAGCGACtcatatacaaaatacaataacaTCAACGATTCCAAATATGCAAAGTGCACAAACTCTTATTTCGAACAGTGGACATCAATCTCAGTCTCAACAAAATGTCTTagttcaaatgaaatattcgcaaAGTTCTAGTATCCCTACTTCTGTACCCATATCATCCGGGATTTCTGTGCCATCAACAACAGTGTCTCAGCAACAACAGCATTTCATTTCAAACACAGAACAGCTATGTTCTAACACAGAAAGATCATCTTTATCTAAACAAGATACAATGGATTCTGTGCAATCTTTGCCAACGGACGTACCACCTACTATTCAGGATCAAGGAAATGTCTCTAATGTGTCTAACATAAGCACATCTCAAGCAGCAATGCCAAATGAAGg aataaatcaAGAAAGTGCAGAGAATGTCACTTCATCCGAAAGATCTAGAGTAAAAAGATCCGGTACGAAACGTAAGAAGCCTGGTATCAAATTAACAGTTTTGTCTGTAAGTAGTAATGAGGGACAATCAATGATTGTTGAATGTCAGTTAGATACCAGCAAACAAAAAACTGTGACATTTAAATTCGATAGAGATGATATGGTACCTACTGACATTGCTAATAACCTG GTTGCTGAAAATTTATTGCCACAATCTCAATGTGAAACGTTCGTTGAATTGATAGAAGACATCGTTAAACAATTACGTTTGGATCCTACACGGGCTTTACCTTTAGTAGCACATGGTCCACCAGATCAATCTGCCGGTGGTAGTCCGGTTACGAGTCGTCGACCTAGAGATCGTGACCACAGTCTTGATACAGCTAAG CAGGTGAGACATGGCTCGCTAACTCGTCAAAGCAGCCACCGATCGTCGTACAAAATCCATCGTAGACACCGTTCG AGAGACGAAACTTCCAATACTTCTACGCCTACAAAATTATTACCAATTGACCAAATTCTTTCTCATATTACGGGCTCCACCTCCATGGATAAGCAACAAAATGTGCAAACGCCTGATAGCCAAATGGGTCCTGAAAACACATCAGCTGAAGCATCCAGAAGATCATCAACCTCTACACAAAATACGGATACATTAACACCAACTAATTTACCAAGCGATCCCACTGATCCAACTCAGGAAACCATAGTTTCTGCAACAGCAGACACAGTGTTAGACGCGCAAAATATACTTAAAGATGAAACAGCTAAATCAACGTATATCCAAAGTCAAATAACCGATTCGACtgtaaatcaaataaatgaaaaatctaaaGAATCCGTCGTTCAAGATGCAATGgaacaagagaaagaaacgaataaagagACACACTTTGATGCCATAACTGCAGAAGTAGCTACATTAACTGCGCCACCTCCAGCACGaaaaatttctcgttttttaGTTAGCCCTGTAGTTGAACAGAAGATTGTTACAAATGAAGAAGAAGGATCTACTTCTGTAGAAAATACAGATAAATCTAACGTATTAACAGCTCAGCCTAGTTCATTATCGCAATCAAATACGATTGATGAGGGGCAAGTAAAACACGATGATCTGGAAGTGAATGTTTTAGAAGCACAAGCTATGGTTCCTGAGAAATCTAATATTGAAATCGTTACGCAAAATCCTCAATGTATTGCAGAACAAGTAGACACTGTTCAAACAATTCAACAACAGGTACAACAATCAATTGCTCTTCAAAGTACTGTACAAGGGCAAGCAATCCTACCCATATCACAAATGCAACAGAATGTTAGTGCTGTGCAATCTAGTCAACAAAATGTAATAGTTCCAGGATCAGCAATAACGCATCAATCGCCTCAACAGGTACAAGTTGTATCGCAAAACGTAGCCATGCAACAAAAGGATCCACAAACTCAAGTTGCATCGAGCGGAATCAATATATCAGGACAATATCAAAATCAATCTATGCCATGCAATATTCTATTACAGCAACAACAGATTCCTATACAACAAAGTTTAACGCAAATGCACATTCAGCCTGAACATCAGCATCAGGGACAAATGCAAGCTCAGCGACCATTGCAACAATTTCAACATCAACAAATACAGCAACAACATCAACAATATGTGATGCTTCCTAGACATATTCCACAATTACAACCAGCCACAATTATAGACGAAAGAAACCGcagaatttctaatatttctacaaCATCGAACATGTCTACGGATTCGCAAATTTCGGACATTGCTAATATGACGGACGATAAGAAGCAAACAATGATCATGCCCAATTTATCTATGCCCCAAACGCAGcatgtacaatttatttctcaacCAGATGGATCAAATATCACTCCTTTACCACAGACTGTTTTGGAACCAATTCAACAGCTTCAAACAGCACCTCAAGCTACAGTGAATGTCCCAGTAAATGTATCTGTACCTGTTTCAGTTCCTGCCCATCAAGCTGTCACTGTAGAAGTTGCTCCTAAAGTTACACTTAAAACTAAAGAAGTTTCATCAACACTTCCAGATTTAGCACAAAATTTAGCAAATATACTTTCGAACCCGAAATCGAAATCTGTAACTCCTCATTGTTTAACTACCCACGAACCAAGCCAAACTGTAAATATCCCAGGAACTACAATACTCGAATATAAACCTACTCTCCAGTCTGAACAGTATTTTCAACCTATTCAACCAGAAGCAAGTCAAATACAAATGCAAACGCAATTACAGCATAATTATCAAGTGAACACAACACAGCAAGGAATTTCACAAACGTTTCAATTTAGTCAACAACCTCATCAAGCTCAGATACCTCTGCAGCAAACAATGCAACTAAATGCAACCCATCAGATCGACCCTCAGTTACAAATGGcacaacaaaattttcaacagAGCAAATGGACTGCTTCTAtgaatcaaaatattatacagcAATCTGCGTCAATCAGACATATTCAACAGATTCAACCACAATCGCAACAAACTATCCCACAACACGTTATACAAGAAAGTCAAAATGTAGAAAGTTGCATTTCTTCCGATCAATCTCAGTTTCATTTAAAGCTCCCTGATCAACAACTCTTAGGAAAAGTATCCGAAACAGAAGCTCAAGAAGCTAATTCAGTTGG GCGTACAAGTTCTGAATATCCTTTATTATCGGAGAACGAAAACTCTAGCCATGATATAACTCCTGAACATACGATCGTTGAATCTGTAGATTCGGTATTATTTACACAAAATCAAGCAttgcaacaacaacagcagcagcaacaccaacaacagcaacaacatcGAAAGCTTAGTCAACAGAATTCGCTAGATAAAGTCTCAGATACGACTACTGGAACTGGTGTTCCGGGTGGAACAGGTCCACAGACAATAGCAGATCTCCATCAAAAGCTTGTTCAATTAACAAGTCAGCCGTCCGAAGCGCTTAATGTAGGCACACCACCTATAAGTTATCCAGCTACTCCTCATAATCACCAGATAATAGGTGGATATGATGCCTACATGCATTCTTTACAACAGAAACTTGTTAATATTGGCATGCCAATTTCCACTACACATGGCATa CAGGGTCCTCTATCACCTCAGACTACAATACAGTCGACTACAAACTTGACTGATTCAAATGTTCCAACAAGTGTAGAAAGTTCTGTTTTAACTCAAGAAAGCTCAATTCAACAACTTACGCTTTCTCAAACT CATGTAGATTGCTCTCTTGATAGTCCAACTCCAATACCTGGAGGGGCTCCTGTAGGGTCTGAAACTATGAGTCCGAGTAAAGAAAGTATAAAAGTTCGAACCCAAAGACCGGGATCTCGTCTCCAAGAATTAGAACAAGAATTAGCAAAAATTCATAGAGGATCGATTCCAGCAACAGCTTCTCCACAACCTTTAACACCGCCTGTATCCATCAGTTCTGTTCCGCCGTCGTCCGTTGGTTCTATTCAGCTGCAACCATCGTTACAGTCTACTCAAAGTTTATTGACTACCGTTCCACCTGTAACTGCTGTACCTGTTGCTACCGTTACTCCCAGTGTCTTTACATCACGCTCTGATACGAACACTCCGGTGCAAGTAGAATCTCAAGAAAATGTTTCCGAG GTTAGTACAGCACAACctgttagaaaaatatcaagattCGTGGTTTCCAAGGTCGCAGGTCCTCCTAGTAATGCTACTACACCGATTCAACAATATACCGATATGTCAAAAAATCAAACAGAAGATTCGAAGATTTATCATATAGATGACACACAGG GTACACCAGTCCAAATAACTCACAGCCGTGAGGGTTCTCTTCCACCTACGCAAATTACTCAGCCTATTAATGCTCCTGTTGTAGAA caaGCAGAAAAAGATGAGAGATTTTGGACATTAACACCAAGTGAAGAATATCAATTGCTTATAAAAAA GCAAACTATGGAATTGGAATCCCTGCAAAGAAGACACAGAGAAGAATTGGAACGATTTCAACAGCATCAATTGCAGCTATTAAttcaacagcaacagcaagCTAGTGTACTTCATCAACATCACCATCAACATCATCCAGTGCTTTATCATACCGTTACGACTAGTGTGCCAG GACAAACTAGACTTCCAGGTACAGAAGACTATTTAATGTTTAACACAACGCCCCAAACTCCTTTACAAAAAGCTCCAAGTAATTATCCAGATACCGATGAAACATTACGATTAGCTATgcagaaattgaaacaaactCCTTTGCAACTACAACCACAACAGGCGGCAACTGGAATACCACACGCTTATGTTATTCCAATTCCAGTAGTGCCTTCTGAAACTATGCAAAACGTGTCTACTCAACAACCTACTAGTTATACAAGTGAACTAACCGAATCTCTAGAGCCAGCACATAATTCgacaattataaattcaacGCAATATCAGTTCACGCCTATATTACCAGATGGAACAAATATCGCAGTATCCTCTACTGGATCATTAGTTACACCTATACCGATATCAAGTTCAACAGGAAGTGGAGGTTACATCCAGTatcacgataatcaaacattatcaaattttcaaacatttagTTGCACACCACACGGCGGTTTCTTTTTACCAGCTGGCTATCGGCTAATATACGCTCCTTCTGGTGGAACGTCTCAGTCGCAGCCAGCTACACCAGCTACCCCACATATAGGAAATTCTCATGACGGTACACCGCCGGCAGAACCTTTGCACGCCGCAAATGTTGACAATTCAATAGCTCCACCTTCCCATACCGATCAATAA